A genomic stretch from Selenomonadales bacterium includes:
- a CDS encoding PD-(D/E)XK nuclease family protein: MSDPCQPPCSSASAQTRHPNIFDYATSELSQDAFLCWLIAWAKEDYRSVSPSLHAAALQFLRECFELPPTKLNVPTKIGNIDIKRQDQRVDIVVLINETHLLAIEDKVFASVHGDQLTRYKASLNEVYADRPYRALVYYKTGNQSDYSAPLKAGFKVFDRQRMLGVLRSAISKGCTSELLVSYTDHLTKIDDATNNYHNIDPKWGPDRLEWQGLYMWLQKELGGAKWDYVPNPNGGFLAFWWAYRESHGFKTYLQLEQHKMCVKMDTTGLTLDEVREKVETWQHCMRTHGHKDLPYPRLGKLGKPNSSVTLHSAPYLQADGDKVNLLTTLQVLREYEELHSKIIRCMDTNAMVQLLS; the protein is encoded by the coding sequence ATGTCAGACCCTTGCCAACCACCATGTAGTAGTGCAAGCGCACAAACTCGACATCCCAACATTTTTGATTATGCCACTAGCGAACTTAGCCAGGACGCATTTTTGTGTTGGCTAATAGCCTGGGCCAAGGAGGACTATAGATCTGTCTCGCCGTCATTGCACGCCGCTGCGCTGCAATTCTTGCGAGAATGCTTTGAACTGCCGCCGACAAAGCTCAACGTGCCAACTAAAATCGGCAACATCGATATCAAGAGACAGGACCAAAGGGTCGACATCGTGGTGTTGATCAATGAAACCCACCTCCTCGCAATCGAGGATAAAGTCTTTGCTTCTGTACACGGCGATCAGCTGACGAGATATAAGGCGTCACTTAATGAAGTGTACGCGGACCGGCCGTATAGGGCTTTGGTGTACTACAAGACCGGCAACCAATCCGATTACTCTGCACCCTTAAAGGCTGGATTCAAGGTGTTTGACAGACAACGCATGCTTGGGGTGCTTCGGAGCGCCATATCTAAGGGGTGTACCAGCGAATTGCTGGTAAGTTACACTGATCACCTCACGAAAATTGACGATGCTACGAACAATTACCACAATATCGACCCTAAATGGGGGCCTGATCGACTCGAATGGCAAGGCTTGTATATGTGGTTGCAGAAAGAGCTTGGGGGCGCGAAATGGGACTATGTGCCTAACCCTAATGGAGGGTTCCTAGCCTTCTGGTGGGCATACCGCGAGAGCCATGGTTTTAAGACGTACTTGCAGCTAGAGCAACACAAGATGTGCGTAAAAATGGACACCACCGGCTTAACTCTAGACGAAGTTCGAGAGAAAGTTGAAACGTGGCAGCATTGCATGCGCACTCACGGCCACAAGGACCTGCCCTACCCTCGCTTAGGAAAATTAGGGAAACCAAACAGCTCGGTGACTTTGCATTCTGCGCCATACTTGCAAGCCGATGGCGACAAGGTAAATCTCCTCACGACTCTACAGGTCCTGCGGGAGTACGAGGAGCTACACAGTAAAATTATCAGATGCATGGACACCAACGCGATGGTGCAACTGCTCAGTTGA